A single Oryctolagus cuniculus chromosome 16, mOryCun1.1, whole genome shotgun sequence DNA region contains:
- the LOC103349523 gene encoding dapper homolog 3, which yields MAGTGPPGHGRCPLPAPPAAAFPKSTPSHRVCCLLTPGPYLIPHHLPAFPGLSLPRAIPGSPERAVATPELARVTSSRGAGTARRRARASRSSWPLGPRRAAAGARHHPSADRRLSAFPARRIRLATCRTRQARTASALAVAVATHERPQLTQAGPPSAASASGSVPARLGNPKPPAPTSCAHLQQTRFCKADSPGHPLKTVIKKELGAS from the coding sequence ATGGCTGGCACAGGACCCCCGGGGCACGGCAGGTGCCCGTTGCCCGCTCCGCCAGCGGCTGCATTCCCCAAAAGCACACCATCCCATCGTGTCTGCTGCCTCCTGACCCCCGGCCCTTATCTCATCCCACATCACCTTCCTGCGtttcctggcctctccctgccccgGGCCATCCCTGGGTCTCCGGAGCGAGCCGTGGCCACGCCCGAGCTGGCGCGGGTTACCAGCAGCCGCGGGGCTGGGACCGCTCGCCGCCGGGCCCGGGCTTCGCGCTCGTCCTGGCCGCTGGGGCCTCGGAGAGCGGCGGCAGGAGCGAGGCATCACCCGAGCGCTGACAGGCGCCTCTCCGCCTTCCCCGCCCGGCGCATTCGCCTTGCCACGTGCAGAACCCGGCAGGCGCGGACCGCCAGCGCCCTCGCGGTTGCCGTGGCTACGCACGAGCGGCCGCAGCTGACCCAGGCGGGGCCTCCCTCCGCCGCCTCCGCCTCGGGCTCCGTCCCCGCTCGGTTAGGGAACCCCAAGCCCCCGGCCCCTACAAGCTGTGCACACCTGCAGCAGACCCGTTTCTGCAAAGCT